A window of Mesotoga sp. BH458_6_3_2_1 contains these coding sequences:
- a CDS encoding ABC transporter permease, with translation MAYFARKIGLLLFALFVAITLNFFIPRMMPGDPAQDLIDKMQGIPPESLEAIRAAFGVDSTDPLLLQYGKYLLNLLKGDLGISISRFPTPVWRVLQVAVPWTVGLMGTATIISFFLGTVIGVGVAWKRNTKLASFTVGLFIFVRSFPYFWLGLLFIYFLAFRLPVFPLGNAYTPQLQRGTMEFYLSVLKHAVLPALTIVISSMGAWILTMRNNMINVLAEDYITVAEAKGLPLSRIKTLYAAKNAILPSITGFAMSLGFVVGGGLLTEMVFAYPGVGLMLYQAVQSKDYPLMQAIFLFISVAVLVANFIADIAILILDPRVRDGGR, from the coding sequence TTGGCTTACTTCGCAAGAAAGATCGGACTGTTGCTATTTGCCCTGTTTGTTGCAATTACTCTTAATTTCTTCATTCCGAGAATGATGCCCGGTGATCCTGCGCAGGATCTGATCGACAAGATGCAGGGCATTCCTCCGGAATCGCTCGAAGCAATTAGGGCTGCCTTTGGTGTCGATTCTACCGACCCACTGCTTCTCCAATACGGAAAGTATCTTCTCAACCTCCTGAAGGGCGATCTGGGGATATCCATCTCCAGATTCCCGACTCCGGTCTGGAGAGTCTTGCAGGTCGCCGTTCCCTGGACCGTAGGGCTTATGGGTACGGCAACGATCATCAGTTTTTTTCTGGGCACAGTGATTGGAGTGGGCGTTGCATGGAAACGCAACACGAAACTCGCTTCTTTTACTGTCGGGCTCTTCATTTTCGTGCGTTCCTTCCCGTATTTCTGGCTCGGGTTGCTTTTTATATATTTTCTGGCTTTCAGACTCCCTGTATTTCCCCTAGGAAATGCCTATACGCCTCAGCTTCAGAGGGGAACAATGGAATTTTATCTTTCCGTTCTCAAGCACGCCGTACTTCCAGCTCTGACCATCGTAATCTCGTCGATGGGCGCATGGATACTCACTATGAGGAACAACATGATCAACGTGCTGGCCGAAGACTACATCACAGTCGCCGAAGCTAAGGGACTCCCACTGAGTAGGATAAAGACTCTCTACGCTGCAAAAAATGCCATACTGCCATCGATAACGGGTTTTGCGATGTCTCTGGGATTTGTCGTTGGAGGAGGTTTATTGACTGAAATGGTATTTGCCTACCCGGGAGTGGGACTGATGCTTTATCAGGCAGTTCAAAGCAAGGATTATCCACTAATGCAGGCTATTTTCCTTTTCATCTCTGTGGCCGTTCTCGTCGCGAATTTCATCGCGGATATCGCTATTCTGATTCTCGATCCCCGTGTCCGGGATGGTGGCAGGTGA
- a CDS encoding LacI family DNA-binding transcriptional regulator, whose amino-acid sequence MATLREISEASGVSISTVSRVLSNDGRISEATKKKVLRIAKKLGYSGEIANGPGSKVVMFFVSNPHRSIESDEFFSGVQRGILRGAGGSDIHCLVQSIRSRKSFDESLIPLDLVEGLIVGGIPMPDDLKTFLSAVKIPVVLIGKYEGLEYLASVNNDNARGGYLAANEIVKHDYSSITIITGPRNVSTFADRLEGFFKCLSENSFPFDQVKIIECNSFEERDGRQAIESHSITPGKKEVIFCTTDWLAKGVIEALQERKVSIPSEIGVIGFGGLDFCKMISPRITTVALNPYLLGRIAVTMLRELMDGNSESKGVVFVEPFLMEGETLRRGK is encoded by the coding sequence GTGGCGACTCTAAGAGAGATCTCTGAAGCGTCTGGCGTATCCATTTCGACCGTATCAAGAGTACTTAGCAATGACGGACGAATCAGCGAAGCCACAAAGAAGAAGGTCTTGAGAATTGCAAAGAAACTCGGATACTCAGGTGAGATAGCCAATGGGCCTGGGAGCAAGGTTGTCATGTTCTTTGTTAGCAATCCTCACAGATCAATCGAAAGCGACGAATTCTTCTCTGGAGTCCAGCGAGGAATATTGAGAGGAGCTGGAGGATCGGATATTCACTGCCTGGTTCAGTCAATCAGAAGCAGAAAGAGCTTCGATGAATCACTTATTCCGCTCGATCTTGTCGAAGGCTTGATCGTTGGAGGCATCCCCATGCCTGACGATCTAAAGACGTTCCTATCGGCGGTAAAGATTCCGGTAGTCTTAATCGGCAAGTATGAAGGTTTGGAATACTTGGCTTCTGTAAACAATGACAATGCCAGAGGTGGTTATCTCGCCGCAAATGAGATTGTCAAACATGACTACTCCTCAATTACCATTATCACAGGACCAAGAAACGTCTCGACATTCGCCGACAGACTGGAAGGCTTCTTCAAATGTTTGAGTGAAAACAGCTTTCCATTTGACCAGGTGAAAATTATTGAATGCAACTCCTTCGAAGAGAGAGACGGAAGACAAGCCATCGAAAGTCATTCCATAACGCCGGGAAAGAAGGAAGTCATTTTCTGCACGACCGATTGGCTTGCAAAAGGTGTGATCGAGGCTCTGCAGGAAAGGAAGGTCTCTATTCCTTCAGAAATAGGGGTTATTGGATTTGGAGGACTAGATTTCTGCAAAATGATCTCACCAAGAATAACTACCGTCGCACTGAACCCCTATCTTCTTGGAAGAATCGCAGTAACCATGCTTCGGGAATTGATGGATGGCAATTCCGAATCAAAAGGAGTTGTATTTGTAGAACCTTTCTTGATGGAAGGCGAAACCTTAAGGAGGGGAAAGTAG
- a CDS encoding ABC transporter substrate-binding protein has product MKKVLVILTIVSLVISASLFAAEIKRGGTLRITSIKQGILIENFNPFSPNTNEMAIGGFYETLIYFNPMTGRIMDWLAESYEWSDDLLELTFNLREGVLWNDGMLFTEKDVLFTVGLGKDNRALDVANLWSTGVTGVRSDEPMTVTFTFSSVDTTIIQRFSSLFIVPEHIWSKVDDPLTWIGEGIPVGTGPFILKEGSFSEQSFSVVRNPNYWQIGEDGKPLPYIDEVLTLTTTNEQVPLRLARGEFDWAGYFVANIDEVFVKADPENFKYWLPEGNLVFLNLNNLKWPFDSYNLRAAIAAAIDPFEITRIMASGAVPASLAGVKASYLRLAEKGLGEYGIEYDPDYARYLIEKEGYKLNRSGIYEKDGKALSLNLYVPTGWTDWIMGAEEVARQLKEIGIEAIVTLAAWPSPYKDMMFNGNYEMLFGISVTGTSPYYQFDNWVHSKHWAPIGENAGNYYGMRYKNDRIDELLDSYKKQTDPKAQDEIMEEVITIFLRDLPSVPMFFNPVWFEYSTRNFVGWPSAENPYAEPRPTGMDKMPILLSIHLR; this is encoded by the coding sequence ATGAAAAAGGTTCTTGTAATCTTGACTATCGTCTCACTAGTGATTTCAGCGAGTCTTTTCGCCGCCGAGATCAAGAGAGGAGGTACCCTCAGAATTACCTCGATCAAGCAGGGGATTCTGATCGAGAACTTCAACCCCTTCTCGCCGAACACCAATGAGATGGCAATTGGTGGTTTCTACGAGACTCTCATATACTTCAACCCGATGACCGGAAGGATCATGGACTGGCTTGCAGAAAGCTATGAGTGGTCCGACGACCTTCTGGAGCTGACTTTCAATCTGAGAGAGGGAGTTCTGTGGAATGACGGGATGCTCTTCACGGAGAAAGACGTTCTCTTCACAGTCGGACTGGGAAAAGACAACAGGGCACTGGACGTCGCAAATCTCTGGTCAACAGGAGTCACCGGAGTTCGATCTGACGAGCCGATGACTGTGACTTTCACGTTTTCATCTGTAGACACAACTATCATCCAGAGATTCTCGAGTCTCTTCATTGTTCCCGAGCACATCTGGTCGAAAGTCGATGATCCTCTAACCTGGATCGGTGAAGGAATTCCCGTAGGCACCGGACCATTTATTCTGAAGGAAGGCTCATTCAGCGAGCAGTCGTTCAGTGTGGTCAGAAATCCAAATTACTGGCAAATTGGCGAAGACGGCAAACCTCTTCCTTACATAGACGAAGTCCTGACGCTGACCACAACCAACGAGCAGGTTCCTCTAAGACTCGCCAGGGGCGAATTCGACTGGGCGGGATACTTCGTTGCCAATATCGATGAGGTGTTCGTAAAAGCCGATCCCGAGAACTTCAAGTACTGGCTTCCCGAAGGAAACCTGGTCTTCTTGAATCTAAACAATCTCAAGTGGCCCTTCGATAGCTACAATTTGAGGGCGGCTATAGCCGCAGCGATAGACCCGTTCGAGATTACCAGGATAATGGCCAGTGGTGCAGTCCCCGCTTCGCTAGCCGGCGTAAAGGCAAGCTACCTTAGGCTGGCCGAGAAGGGTCTAGGTGAATACGGCATAGAATACGATCCAGATTACGCAAGATATCTCATTGAAAAGGAAGGCTACAAGCTTAACAGAAGCGGGATTTACGAAAAGGACGGCAAGGCTCTCTCACTGAATCTATATGTGCCTACAGGTTGGACCGACTGGATAATGGGAGCCGAAGAGGTTGCAAGGCAACTGAAAGAGATCGGAATCGAAGCTATCGTTACTCTAGCCGCATGGCCTTCTCCTTACAAAGACATGATGTTCAACGGAAACTACGAAATGCTTTTCGGAATCTCCGTCACTGGAACCAGTCCTTATTACCAGTTCGACAACTGGGTGCATTCCAAGCATTGGGCGCCAATAGGAGAAAATGCGGGCAATTACTACGGAATGCGTTACAAAAACGACAGGATCGACGAACTCCTCGATAGTTACAAGAAGCAGACCGATCCTAAAGCCCAGGATGAGATAATGGAAGAGGTTATAACGATCTTCCTGAGAGATCTTCCCTCCGTACCTATGTTCTTCAACCCCGTTTGGTTTGAGTACAGCACAAGGAATTTCGTTGGCTGGCCGAGTGCAGAGAACCCATACGCAGAGCCAAGACCGACCGGAATGGACAAGATGCCGATCTTGCTTTCTATACACCTGAGATAG
- a CDS encoding lipopolysaccharide assembly protein LapB, with the protein MWSNYQKSRIVYLRDLLEMGIEYTGPDFDREKLMNESCSGTFDRLSKLLSEVFALDYEIVKQSEFFVLYYWSVFVWDETIPFDTRFAAAKEIVSIGNKLRHENLNNLPDKASAGLDVEESVYEAMGVNEFRGPEMARWYFLAGLSVLSYFLHHTVKIDSEIEDAEQKEFEYEAVRLAKYCPRFYLQYVNPYSDVVFGLIETVVAHYALGMNKDVEVPFLQYIFEDTPAGSMAGYGASALALVCLLTNKDQQIRRNAAAVAENLLEWSEDQISPLYIIVKNSIVDDSLPMILGEIARNTDFSHSGRPILNFLRMLLGSKKKKEVTDIVCGLCSVLLENELLPKSKPLEDLITFVTELKTDSNTKLAVALVAQKAGYSSKATALQEMLSRSDRKRYDRFLSDSKVPPVLPIDLSSSMKIAPLLEKAYHSTKYLHKIILEEREALLPGLTVLHSGDSPTIEYNLPPGNYKLMRLASIRDNSERVVRMENALERDPYEFQLYSMLANSYSEIGLNNQCQHTLEADYSRVASLLEEIESESYSLEYDRMNNRPLLDLLVDYADFLRIRVGDQARAIEIYEMLLDIDREDRVHAKHGLLNSLFRQKNFMKAEKLLEHHSREEDVDFLMGRAFISTIRNRKQDANLYLLRATKMNPGIVETLFREIGPEELEESEDRDEEREALMYALDYRRVWESSPKAYKWLKSRRISD; encoded by the coding sequence ATGTGGAGTAACTATCAGAAGAGTAGAATTGTCTATCTTCGGGATCTCTTGGAGATGGGTATAGAATACACTGGACCTGATTTTGATCGCGAGAAGCTTATGAACGAGTCTTGTTCGGGCACTTTCGATAGACTTTCGAAGCTCTTGTCCGAAGTATTTGCTCTGGACTATGAAATCGTTAAGCAGAGCGAATTCTTTGTGCTTTACTACTGGAGTGTTTTTGTCTGGGACGAGACTATACCATTCGACACGAGGTTCGCTGCGGCGAAAGAGATCGTCAGTATTGGCAACAAGCTCCGACATGAGAATCTGAATAATTTGCCTGACAAGGCTTCTGCGGGTTTAGATGTTGAAGAGTCAGTCTACGAAGCAATGGGGGTAAATGAATTCAGAGGACCTGAAATGGCCCGATGGTATTTTCTTGCAGGTCTCAGCGTGCTTTCGTATTTCCTTCATCATACTGTGAAAATTGATTCGGAGATTGAAGATGCTGAACAGAAAGAATTTGAGTATGAAGCAGTGAGGCTGGCGAAATACTGTCCAAGGTTCTACTTGCAGTACGTGAATCCTTATTCCGATGTTGTGTTCGGGCTTATTGAAACTGTAGTGGCGCACTATGCCCTTGGTATGAACAAAGATGTGGAAGTTCCTTTCCTGCAATATATTTTCGAAGATACTCCTGCCGGGTCGATGGCAGGATATGGTGCGTCTGCACTTGCACTCGTATGTCTTCTAACAAATAAGGATCAGCAAATAAGGAGGAACGCCGCCGCTGTCGCAGAAAATCTGCTTGAGTGGAGTGAAGACCAGATCAGCCCTCTGTATATCATTGTAAAGAATTCGATCGTTGACGATTCTCTTCCAATGATTCTCGGTGAAATTGCGCGTAATACAGATTTCTCCCATTCAGGAAGACCGATTCTGAATTTTCTTAGAATGCTTCTGGGAAGTAAGAAAAAGAAAGAAGTGACAGATATAGTGTGTGGATTATGCTCTGTCCTCCTTGAAAATGAACTTCTCCCCAAGTCTAAACCCCTCGAGGATCTGATCACATTTGTTACTGAATTGAAAACCGACTCAAATACCAAGTTAGCTGTGGCTCTTGTTGCACAGAAGGCGGGCTACTCATCCAAAGCAACAGCTCTTCAAGAAATGCTTTCGAGGTCTGATCGGAAGCGTTATGATAGATTTCTTTCCGATTCGAAAGTCCCACCTGTACTCCCGATAGATCTATCTTCGAGCATGAAAATCGCTCCTCTTCTTGAAAAGGCCTATCATTCAACGAAGTATCTACACAAGATCATTCTTGAGGAAAGAGAAGCACTTCTTCCCGGCTTAACCGTTCTGCATTCGGGCGATTCTCCCACAATCGAGTACAACCTCCCACCGGGAAATTACAAATTGATGAGACTCGCCTCTATACGTGACAATTCTGAAAGGGTTGTTCGGATGGAGAACGCACTTGAGAGAGACCCATATGAATTTCAACTCTACTCAATGCTGGCTAATAGTTACTCTGAGATAGGTTTAAACAATCAATGCCAACACACTCTGGAAGCCGATTATTCAAGAGTGGCAAGTTTATTAGAGGAAATTGAATCGGAGTCTTACTCACTCGAGTATGATCGTATGAACAACAGGCCCCTGCTGGATCTACTAGTTGACTATGCTGACTTTCTGAGAATTAGAGTAGGCGACCAGGCGCGAGCGATAGAAATCTATGAAATGCTACTCGATATAGACCGGGAAGACAGAGTGCACGCAAAGCATGGCCTTCTTAACAGCTTATTCAGACAGAAAAACTTCATGAAAGCCGAGAAGTTGCTAGAACACCATTCTAGAGAGGAAGACGTAGATTTTCTAATGGGGCGTGCGTTCATTAGCACTATAAGAAACAGAAAGCAGGATGCCAATTTGTACCTTCTTCGCGCAACAAAAATGAATCCCGGAATTGTTGAGACGCTTTTCAGAGAAATTGGGCCGGAAGAGCTCGAAGAATCAGAGGATAGAGATGAGGAGCGGGAAGCTCTGATGTATGCCCTAGACTATCGTAGGGTCTGGGAATCCAGTCCGAAGGCATACAAATGGCTTAAGTCTCGCAGGATTTCTGACTGA
- a CDS encoding ABC transporter permease, with protein sequence MLRDTFSLFIENRKALFGLMILVFFSGVAIFAPLIAPYDPKTNKVDVLRIIDEEMGRTTTVEREQIDEFKDRRVYTQSITTTYEKVTTKLPLNARPSGQHLLGTTKAGQDLFSQMVYGTRITLSVGLVTGLFTTILALTLALVAGYFGGVVDDIISLFTNVFLVIPSLPLMIVIAAYITVKGVIPIVLILGLTSWPWPTRILRSQVVSLKNRDFVRVSRILGEKPLYIVFREILPNMISLVMASFFTSTMAAIMGEATLEFLGLGNVSIVSWGTILYWAQNSGALLSGAWWWFLPPGICIALIGTSFALMNFAIDEISNPKLRKR encoded by the coding sequence ATGTTAAGAGACACTTTTTCTCTCTTCATAGAGAATCGAAAGGCTTTGTTCGGGCTTATGATACTCGTCTTCTTCTCTGGAGTCGCGATCTTCGCCCCGCTCATCGCTCCTTACGATCCAAAGACGAACAAGGTCGATGTCCTCAGGATAATAGACGAAGAGATGGGCAGAACCACAACGGTTGAAAGGGAGCAAATCGATGAGTTCAAAGACCGAAGAGTCTACACTCAGTCGATCACGACCACATATGAGAAGGTTACAACGAAACTCCCGCTAAATGCAAGGCCTTCAGGGCAGCACTTGCTGGGAACGACAAAGGCCGGGCAGGATCTCTTCTCTCAGATGGTTTACGGGACAAGAATTACGCTTTCCGTTGGGCTTGTGACAGGACTGTTCACTACGATTCTTGCCCTCACACTTGCGCTTGTAGCCGGATATTTCGGGGGCGTTGTGGATGACATCATATCACTGTTTACAAACGTTTTCCTCGTTATCCCGAGTCTCCCCCTGATGATCGTCATTGCCGCATACATAACCGTAAAGGGAGTAATCCCGATAGTCCTTATACTTGGACTCACCAGCTGGCCTTGGCCTACGAGAATACTACGCTCTCAGGTCGTCAGTCTCAAGAACAGAGATTTCGTAAGAGTATCCAGAATTCTTGGTGAGAAACCGCTATACATAGTATTCAGGGAGATACTGCCGAATATGATCTCACTGGTAATGGCGTCATTCTTCACATCGACGATGGCAGCAATCATGGGAGAGGCTACGCTTGAGTTTTTGGGACTGGGAAATGTATCGATAGTGAGCTGGGGAACGATCCTTTACTGGGCCCAAAACAGCGGAGCTCTTCTGTCGGGAGCATGGTGGTGGTTCCTTCCTCCAGGTATCTGCATAGCCTTGATCGGAACTTCCTTTGCACTCATGAACTTTGCCATCGACGAGATTTCAAATCCCAAGCTTAGAAAGAGATGA
- a CDS encoding ABC transporter ATP-binding protein, which translates to MNENILVLEGVNKHFPLNSFRMRGKFVHAMDEVSFSLRKGEVLAIVGESGSGKTTTANVISRIYRQTAGRVAFEGRELSGSMSRKEELKHHKRVQMIFQDPFGALNPTRTVGGIMERPFIIHRIAKEKRSVQEMVDNILVQVGLEPPEQFTRKFPHELSGGQRQRVNIARAFSVEPDLILADEPTSMLDVSNRMSIMNMMLNLKERHGVSFIYITHDLAGARYMSDRITVMYAGMIMEIGPAEEVINNSFHPYTRLLKSAAPSPETGLKRNPLTTGGDIPSLIDPPSGCRFHPRCPFVRESCSLEIPPMKKIGENHYARCIL; encoded by the coding sequence GTGAACGAGAATATCCTGGTTCTTGAAGGAGTCAACAAACACTTTCCCCTGAACTCTTTCAGAATGCGCGGAAAGTTTGTTCATGCTATGGACGAAGTGTCTTTTTCTCTGCGAAAAGGAGAAGTGCTCGCGATAGTTGGAGAGTCCGGCAGCGGAAAAACCACAACGGCTAACGTAATAAGCAGGATCTACAGACAAACAGCAGGCAGAGTAGCCTTTGAAGGAAGAGAATTGAGCGGCTCCATGTCTCGAAAAGAAGAGCTAAAACATCACAAGAGGGTCCAAATGATATTTCAGGACCCTTTCGGTGCCTTGAATCCGACCAGAACGGTTGGGGGAATTATGGAACGGCCCTTCATTATTCACAGGATTGCGAAAGAAAAGAGATCGGTACAGGAAATGGTAGACAACATACTCGTTCAGGTAGGCCTTGAACCACCCGAGCAGTTCACTCGGAAGTTTCCTCATGAACTATCTGGCGGTCAAAGACAAAGGGTAAATATCGCCAGAGCCTTCTCTGTCGAGCCAGACCTTATTCTGGCCGATGAGCCCACTTCAATGCTCGACGTATCAAACAGGATGAGCATTATGAACATGATGCTAAACCTCAAAGAACGACATGGAGTATCTTTCATATACATAACTCACGATCTAGCAGGCGCCCGTTACATGAGCGACAGGATAACAGTTATGTATGCCGGCATGATCATGGAGATCGGTCCTGCAGAAGAGGTAATAAACAACTCTTTTCACCCGTATACGAGACTGTTGAAGTCTGCTGCTCCCTCTCCTGAAACGGGACTCAAGCGGAATCCTCTGACAACCGGAGGAGACATCCCCTCGCTGATCGATCCGCCGAGTGGCTGCCGTTTCCATCCACGTTGCCCATTCGTCAGAGAAAGTTGCTCTCTCGAAATACCTCCAATGAAGAAAATCGGGGAAAATCACTATGCAAGATGCATTCTCTAG
- a CDS encoding ADP-ribosylglycohydrolase family protein — MLGAIVGDIVGSRFEFNNHRSKAFDLFTDDCFATDDSIMSLAVAKAIMKTESTIDKSQGDYRLSSSYNRLLGEFAVKYMQQIGRNYPNCGYGGMFGSWVFSAKPEPYNSFGNGAAMRIGPAGFTARTESEAISLSKTITSVTHDHPEGIKGAEATTIAVFLACQGFSKGDIRVRISRDYYSMDFTIDEIHSSYAFNETCQETVPQAIQCFLESDSFEDAIRTAVSLGGDSDTIAAITGAIAEAYYGIPDDIRNKALSYLDGELLAIFFEWEDFLKS; from the coding sequence TTGCTGGGAGCAATTGTTGGCGATATCGTCGGCTCGAGATTCGAGTTCAACAACCACCGAAGCAAAGCCTTTGATCTATTCACGGATGACTGCTTTGCTACAGACGACAGTATAATGAGCCTTGCCGTCGCCAAAGCGATTATGAAGACTGAAAGTACCATCGACAAATCTCAGGGAGACTACAGACTGAGCAGTAGCTATAACCGTCTGCTGGGAGAGTTTGCAGTAAAATACATGCAGCAGATCGGTCGAAATTATCCAAACTGCGGTTATGGAGGAATGTTTGGAAGTTGGGTATTCAGCGCCAAGCCGGAGCCGTACAATAGCTTCGGCAACGGAGCGGCTATGCGCATCGGCCCTGCGGGATTCACTGCGCGAACTGAATCGGAAGCGATAAGCCTCTCAAAAACGATAACCTCTGTCACTCACGACCATCCGGAAGGCATAAAGGGGGCTGAGGCAACCACAATTGCCGTTTTCCTTGCGTGTCAAGGCTTCTCAAAGGGTGATATTCGCGTCAGGATCTCAAGAGATTACTACTCAATGGATTTCACAATCGACGAAATTCACTCATCATACGCCTTCAATGAAACCTGTCAGGAAACGGTGCCACAGGCCATACAGTGCTTCCTCGAATCAGATTCATTCGAAGACGCCATCCGTACTGCAGTTTCGCTTGGCGGAGACAGCGACACAATCGCGGCAATAACCGGAGCGATAGCCGAGGCTTACTATGGCATTCCGGACGACATAAGAAACAAGGCACTGTCCTATCTAGACGGAGAACTCCTTGCGATCTTCTTTGAATGGGAAGACTTCCTGAAATCATAA
- a CDS encoding ABC transporter ATP-binding protein, with product MERPEKTQLLQCRNLVAGYRIKSGFVHAVDDVSFDLDKGGFLGIAGESGCGKSTLAYAIMRLLKDNATIEGGSLLFKGIDLVGLSEEQMKKIRWVDISMAFQSAMNALNPVLSVGEQLTDVIHAHEEVTQSDARERAKEVLKLVDISTDRFNSYPHQLSGGMKQRVMIAMALILDPELIIMDEPTTALDVVVQRTIIEKIQELRKALGFSVIFITHDLSLLVEISDTLAIMYAGKIVEYGSSESLFNRPLHPYTRGLMNSFPSLTGKIKRMGGIEGKPPDLLKPPEGCRFHPRCPQAMTICRESCPVLERIDDRHSVACFLHKGAEIL from the coding sequence TTGGAAAGACCCGAGAAGACTCAATTACTTCAATGCAGGAATCTAGTAGCAGGTTACAGGATCAAAAGCGGCTTCGTCCACGCTGTGGATGACGTCTCATTTGACCTGGATAAAGGCGGCTTCCTCGGCATAGCGGGTGAATCGGGATGTGGAAAATCAACGCTGGCATATGCAATTATGAGGCTTCTCAAGGACAACGCTACAATCGAAGGCGGAAGCCTCTTGTTCAAAGGCATCGATCTAGTAGGCCTTAGCGAAGAACAGATGAAGAAGATACGCTGGGTAGATATTTCGATGGCCTTCCAATCAGCCATGAATGCGCTCAATCCAGTTCTTTCAGTCGGTGAGCAGCTAACTGATGTTATACACGCTCACGAAGAAGTTACACAGTCCGACGCTCGTGAGAGGGCGAAAGAAGTGCTGAAGCTGGTAGATATTTCCACGGACAGATTCAACTCTTACCCACATCAGCTTTCGGGTGGAATGAAACAGAGGGTCATGATAGCGATGGCCTTGATTCTGGACCCCGAGTTGATCATAATGGACGAGCCGACGACAGCGCTGGATGTTGTGGTACAGCGAACGATAATCGAGAAGATACAGGAACTGAGGAAGGCACTGGGTTTCTCAGTGATATTCATCACTCACGATCTCTCTTTACTAGTGGAGATCAGTGATACTTTGGCAATAATGTACGCGGGCAAGATAGTGGAGTATGGATCCTCCGAATCTCTTTTCAATCGGCCACTGCACCCGTACACGAGAGGTCTTATGAACTCCTTTCCATCCCTCACAGGTAAGATAAAACGGATGGGCGGAATCGAGGGAAAGCCTCCCGATCTTTTGAAGCCGCCTGAGGGCTGCAGATTTCACCCTCGTTGTCCGCAGGCGATGACAATTTGCAGAGAGTCCTGTCCCGTTTTGGAGAGAATAGACGATCGCCATAGTGTCGCTTGTTTTCTTCACAAAGGAGCTGAGATCTTGTGA
- a CDS encoding ABC transporter substrate-binding protein has product MKKWLLIMIICLALGFTALGKTKVTVWFAGTPEALMEAVDDRLVPAFEKANPDIELAVEYIPWGELSTKLTTAFAGGIGPDIFMHGQAAIAGFAETGVIMSIDSLIDKLEDPGDFGGTLGVGLYRGKNFMVPVFGSGRLLAYREDFFIESGLDPDEPPVTWEQLRAYAEALTIYESGRLVRAGLDIPVSAIDLQQVWTGFLIANNGTLFDNDFNPIFNSEAGIEALEYYVGLIREAKVASEYGLTPIGNLSPIAAGTAAICFMNNESLAAIKEYSPDVYSKIRLSFPPARYERAGFYSFAGFMVSNSTKNLEATAKALAFLTSKEGLIEINTALGSLPPRQSGVEAEYIANDPNLMKFVEGSKYAYGNPNVPFWVQARDIISKYLERAIMGVMTPKDALDGAADEISKLK; this is encoded by the coding sequence ATGAAGAAGTGGTTATTGATTATGATCATCTGTCTTGCTCTAGGTTTCACGGCTCTTGGTAAGACGAAGGTCACAGTTTGGTTTGCAGGTACACCCGAGGCCTTGATGGAGGCTGTGGATGATCGACTAGTTCCTGCCTTTGAGAAAGCCAACCCTGATATTGAGCTAGCTGTAGAATACATACCCTGGGGGGAGCTTTCCACGAAACTGACCACCGCCTTTGCCGGCGGCATAGGACCCGACATATTCATGCATGGTCAGGCCGCAATTGCAGGATTTGCAGAAACGGGTGTAATAATGAGCATCGACAGCCTCATCGACAAGCTAGAGGATCCAGGGGATTTTGGGGGTACTCTGGGTGTCGGTCTTTACCGAGGCAAGAATTTCATGGTTCCAGTGTTCGGCTCTGGCAGACTCCTCGCATATAGGGAAGACTTCTTCATTGAGAGCGGTCTAGATCCCGATGAGCCACCTGTGACTTGGGAACAGCTAAGAGCTTACGCGGAGGCTTTGACAATCTACGAATCCGGCAGGCTAGTGAGGGCAGGTCTTGATATTCCCGTATCAGCAATCGATCTCCAGCAAGTGTGGACAGGCTTCCTCATTGCAAACAACGGCACTCTCTTCGACAACGACTTCAATCCGATATTCAATTCCGAAGCGGGTATAGAGGCTCTAGAATACTACGTGGGCTTGATACGAGAGGCCAAGGTCGCTTCTGAATACGGTCTTACACCGATTGGAAACCTTTCCCCGATTGCGGCGGGCACAGCAGCAATCTGCTTCATGAATAACGAATCTCTCGCAGCCATCAAGGAATACAGCCCGGACGTTTACTCCAAAATTCGCCTCTCTTTCCCACCCGCAAGATACGAGAGAGCCGGTTTCTACTCCTTCGCGGGCTTCATGGTTTCGAACAGCACAAAGAACCTGGAAGCAACTGCAAAGGCTCTTGCCTTTTTGACATCAAAAGAAGGGCTAATAGAAATTAATACTGCTCTTGGCAGTTTGCCACCAAGGCAGTCCGGTGTCGAGGCTGAGTACATAGCAAATGATCCAAATTTGATGAAATTTGTGGAAGGCTCGAAATACGCCTACGGAAATCCAAATGTTCCTTTCTGGGTTCAAGCAAGAGATATTATCTCTAAGTATCTCGAACGAGCAATTATGGGAGTCATGACTCCGAAAGACGCGCTAGACGGCGCAGCTGATGAAATAAGCAAACTCAAGTAA